One genomic window of Gossypium hirsutum isolate 1008001.06 chromosome D11, Gossypium_hirsutum_v2.1, whole genome shotgun sequence includes the following:
- the LOC107935632 gene encoding probable disease resistance protein At1g58602, with translation MDFSAVSSALKAIGELTQEVTSLWGVDEQVEGLASELRWMQSFLKVADARKVDHEVIRTSVVEIRELAYDAEDVIEMFALKVASKRKGGFSNCIKRSACFLKEGCLLHQIKSEIEKITARIKELARQLQMYDVSKFEVDGEGPSSSTVRLEARRPYPHVMDDNIVGLDNDVKKLVTVLLNEQSECRVVSICGMGGLGKTTLAKKIYHHSQVVGHFKHLVWIYVSQHCQKRKVWEDILSELLILSEEDRKVNVEKLAKKLSSFFEENKCLVILDDVWNIEAWDSLKPAFSARETKSKILLTSRNKEIVADADKNGFLYELQELDYNQSWKLFQKIAFPQSNSPGYKIDAKMKELGEDMVKHCAGLPLAIIILGGILATKYPSLTEWLKVSANVKSYLNNNKGEVLRDVLALSYDDLPPYLRPCFLYLSHFPEDYEIPVDRLIQLWVAEGIVSSKQEEGDEGQIAEDVAEGYLLELAERCMIQVRERDIATLKIRSFQMHDLMRDVCLSNAKQQKFLYIADQSNACQLSTIGRVRRVSAHKFFWIQCIKSPRLRSLLFFDEFLPREEMVKFLPLTIQSYIKNQYELHIPLISFLALFVWTVLATKLRGIWKYMFNNFNFLRVLDYERGGAAGCKLPNYIGKLIHLRFLRLRGLDFKSSKLPSSLGNLRCLQSLDLRIESECSNSIHVPNVLWRMQQLRHLYLPEECNRKTKLKLGTLRNLQTLVNFNTKNCHVNDLINMTNIRELEIRGPFNIEDFNTKELDKNPPIIQSKYLYSLSIINEEGRIDPSHLAHLLLSCENISKLRLDVEIRRLPEYHYLCSNLAYMKLRRCKLGEDPMPTLAKLPYLSMLELHEEAFIGKEMFCCGQAFAKLESLSLKELNFLEEWKVSEGAMPCLRRLEIQKCRQLKKLPDGLRFIATIQELKIESMPKTFKDKVEEGGEDFCKVRHVPSIILQDCFW, from the exons ATGGATTTCTCTGCTGTTTCTTCTGCCCTCAAAGCAATCGGCGAGCTAACACAAGAAGTCACATCCTTGTGGGGCGTCGATGAACAAGTTGAGGGCCTAGCAAGTGAGCTGAGATGGATGCAAAGCTTCTTGAAAGTGGCAGACGCAAGAAAAGTTGATCATGAGGTGATACGTACCAGCGTTGTTGAGATCAGAGAGTTGGCCTACGATGCTGAAGATGTGATCGAGATGTTTGCCCTCAAAGTTGCTTCCAAAAGGAAAGGTGGATTTTCAAATTGCATCAAAAGATCCGCTTGTTTCCTCAAAGAGGGATGCCTGCTCCACCAGATCAAGTCAGAGATTGAGAAAATCACAGCCAGAATCAAAGAATTGGCTCGACAATTGCAGATGTATGATGTATCAAAGTTCGAAGTTGATGGAGAAGGACCAAGTTCTTCAACTGTAAGGCTGGAGGCAAGGCGGCCTTATCCTCATGTTATGGATGATAACATTGTTGGATTGGATAATGACGTTAAGAAATTAGTCACAGTTCTTCTCAATGAGCAAAGTGAATGTAGGGTTGTCTCCATATGCGGAATGGGTGGTCTGGGCAAGACCACTCTTGCCAAGAAAATATATCACCACAGTCAAGTTGTTGGTCATTTCAAGCACTTGGTTTGGATATATGTTTCTCAACACTGTCAAAAAAGAAAAGTTTGGGAAGATATTCTATCTGAGCTTCTCATCTTAAGTGAAGAAGACAGGAAGGTGAATGttgaaaaattagcaaaaaagTTATCCAGTTTCTTTGAGGAAAATAAATGTTTGGTGATACTCGATGATGTTTGGAACATCGAGGCTTGGGATAGCTTAAAACCAGCATTTTCAGCAAGAGAGACGAAAAGCAAGATCTTACTCACCTCTCGGAACAAGGAGATAGTTGCAGACGCCGACAAAAATGGTTTCTTATATGAGTTGCAGGAGCTAGACTACAATCAGAGCTGGAAACTATTTCAAAAGATTGCCTTCCCCCAATCAAATTCTCCTG GCTATAAAATTGATGCGAAAATGAAGGAGTTGGGAGAGGACATGGTTAAACACTGTGCAGGGCTTCCATTAGCCATCATTATATTGGGAGGAATTTTGGCTACAAAGTATCCTTCATTAACTGAATGGCTGAAGGTATCTGCAAATGTGAAATCATACTTGAACAACAATAAAGGTGAAGTACTAAGAGATGTGTTGGCATTAAGTTATGATGATTTGCCTCCCTATTTAAGACcatgttttctttatttaagCCACTTTCCGGAAGATTATGAGATACCTGTGGATAGATTGATTCAGTTATGGGTTGCCGAAGGTATTGTTTCATCAAAGCAAGAAGAAGGAGATGAAGGGCAAATAGCAGAAGATGTGGCTGAAGGTTATTTGCTGGAGCTTGCAGAAAGATGTATGATTCAAGTACGAGAAAGAGACATTGCAACCTTAAAGATAAGAAGTTTTCAGATGCATGATCTAATGAGAGATGTTTGCTTGTCCAACGCAAAACAACAAAAATTCCTCTATATTGCAGATCAGTCAAATGCGTGCCAGTTATCCACTATTGGGAGGGTTCGCAGAGTTTCTGCACACAAATTTTTTTGGATACAGTGCATTAAAAGTCCACGCCTTCGATCACTTTTGTTCTTCGATGAGTTTTTACCGAGGGAGGAAATGGTTAAGTTTTTGCCATTGACAATCCAAAGCTACATAAAGAACCAATATGAACTTCACATTCCACTTATTTCCTTTCTCGCACTTTTTGTTTGGACTGTGTTAGCTACTAAATTGAGGGGAATTTGGAAATATATgttcaataattttaattttcttagagTGTTAGATTACGAAAGAGGAGGAGCAGCAGGATGCAAGTTACCCAATTACATTGGTAAACTCATCCATTTAAGATTCTTGAGATTAAGGGGTCTGGACTTTAAGAGTTCAAAGTTGCCATCATCTCTAGGCAACTTAAGGTGCTTGCAATCCTTAGATTTAAGAATAGAAAGCGAATGTTCAAACTCTATTCATGTACCTAACGTGTTATGGAGGATGCAGCAACTAAGGCATCTATATCTCCCCGAGGAATGTAATCGTAAAACAAAATTGAAGCTGGGTACATTGAGAAACCTCCAAACACTTGTCAACTTCAACACCAAGAATTGTCATGTAAATGATCTTATCAACATGACAAATATTAGAGAGTTGGAGATTCGAGGGCCGTTCAATATTGAAGATTTTAACACGAAGGAGTTGGACAAGAATCCACCTATCATCCAAAGCAAATATCTTTATTCCTTGTCTATTATAAATGAGGAAGGAAGAATAGATCCAAGTCATTTGGCACATCTCCTTTTGAGTTGCGAAAACATTTCTAAGTTGAGGTTAGATGTGGAGATTAGAAGGTTACCAGAGTACCACTACTTGTGTTCAAATCTCGCTTACATGAAGTTGAGAAGGTGCAAGCTTGGGGAAGATCCAATGCCAACACTTGCGAAACTGCCTTACCTAAGTATGCTTGAATTACATGAAGAGGCTTTCATAGGAAAGGAAATGTTTTGTTGTGGACAAGCTTTTGCTAAACTTGAGTCTCTAAGCCTTAAGGAGCTGAACTTTCTGGAGGAGTGGAAGGTGAGTGAAGGAGCCATGCCTTGTCTTCGGCGATTGGAGATACAAAAATGCAGACAACTAAAAAAGCTTCCAGATGGACTGAGGTTCATTGCAACAATCCAAGAACTGAAGATTGAATCAATGCCAAAGACATTCAAGGATAAAGTGGAAGAAGGGGGAGAAGATTTCTGCAAAGTCCGACATGTTCCATCTATCATATTGCAAGACTGTTTCTGGTAG
- the LOC121223245 gene encoding uncharacterized protein, protein MDQRLEKLEQYQKEMQDRLQLQMQERLDKMKQEMSEKMRESQEDIVAKLTRLITKGNDKGKGPMADVDEGNDDELFYPPGFTPPHEQTQAEYPRKSTVTIMPQQFRAGISNPQTGPGFNLENNPINSAIPDFDEVVENERMKEELPKQLEEKCRWLEEKFKAMEVTESYRGIDAKELSLVPDLILPHKFKMPEFEKYNGTTCPEAHTTMFCRQMA, encoded by the coding sequence ATGGATCAGAGATTAGAGAAGCTCGAACAGTACCAGAAAGAGATGCAAGACCGACTTCAGCTACAAATGCAGGAGCGGTTAGACAAAATGAAACAAGAGATGTCTGAGAAGATGCGGGAATCTCAAGAGGATATAGTGGCAAAGTTAACCCGACTGATAACTAAGGGAAATGACAAAGGAAAGGGCCCCATGGCGGATGTCGATGAGGGAAATGATGATGAACTTttctatcctccaggtttcacccctccACATGAGCAAACTCAAGCTGAATACCCGCGCAAATCTACTGTCACTATCATGCCTCAGCAATTTCGAGCTGGTATTTCGAACCCCCAAACTGGGCCGGGTTTTAATCTTGAAAATAATCCTATTAACTCTGCCATTCCTGACTTTGATGAAGTGGttgaaaatgaaagaatgaaGGAAGAGTTACCGAAACAGTTGGAAGAAAAATGTAGGTGGCTCGAAGAGAAGTTCAAGGCAATGGAAGTTACTGAAAGTTATCGAGGCATTGACGCAAAAGAGCTAAGTTTAGTGCCAGATCTAATTCTCCCTCATaagtttaagatgcctgaattcgagaagtacaatgggacaaCTTGCCCAGAAGCTCATACCACCATGTTCTGCAGGCAAATGGCTTGA